One genomic segment of Methanothermobacter wolfeii includes these proteins:
- a CDS encoding transcription factor S, protein MEFCPKCGAVMFPSNRRFKCQCGYEMEITDKLKDKYNVSEEVESKDTVIFTGDDVGTLPTTRAECPKCGNMEAFWWLQQTRRADESETRFFRCTRCKYTWREYD, encoded by the coding sequence ATGGAGTTCTGTCCTAAATGCGGAGCTGTAATGTTTCCATCCAATAGGAGATTCAAGTGCCAGTGCGGCTATGAAATGGAGATAACAGATAAACTTAAAGACAAATACAACGTTTCAGAGGAAGTTGAATCAAAGGATACCGTGATATTCACAGGCGATGATGTAGGGACACTCCCCACAACAAGGGCCGAGTGTCCTAAATGTGGCAACATGGAGGCCTTCTGGTGGCTTCAGCAGACCAGAAGGGCCGATGAATCCGAGACAAGGTTCTTCAGGTGCACCCGCTGCAAATACACCTGGAGGGAGTATGATTAG
- a CDS encoding NUDIX domain-containing protein: MKTPLLTVDIIIRFPEDRVVLIRRANPPYRGAWAIPGGFVEYGETVEEAARREALEETGLEVELEGILGVYSDPSRDPRGHTVSICFTARPISGEAAADSDAEDLKIFKLDEVSGLELAFDHGKILRDFRRALEEGQGI, encoded by the coding sequence TTGAAGACACCACTCCTGACCGTGGACATAATCATAAGGTTTCCTGAAGACAGGGTTGTCCTTATAAGGAGGGCCAACCCACCCTACAGGGGAGCGTGGGCAATTCCTGGAGGGTTCGTTGAGTACGGGGAGACTGTGGAGGAAGCTGCAAGGAGGGAGGCCCTTGAGGAGACCGGACTTGAAGTGGAACTTGAAGGAATCCTCGGAGTCTACTCTGACCCCTCCAGGGATCCCAGGGGACACACCGTCAGCATATGCTTCACTGCACGGCCGATTTCAGGCGAAGCAGCAGCCGACTCTGATGCGGAGGATCTGAAAATATTCAAACTGGATGAGGTCTCTGGCCTTGAACTTGCATTTGACCATGGAAAAATTCTCAGGGACTTCAGGAGGGCCCTGGAGGAGGGGCAGGGGATTTAG
- a CDS encoding endonuclease dU, whose translation MENNNFSQIKSEIRILGIDDAPFTPRSSEDVLLVGTVFRGGQWLDGVLTTRIKVDGLDATEKIIEMVNRSRHMDQLRVIMLDGLTFGGFNVADITEIFRETGLPVIVVVRRHPDLERIKRALMHRFPDWRLRWAMIKRAGRIHPVEVRDTLYIQTAGVDLEDAAEIVRISTTRSSLPEPLRAAHLIASGVVFGESRGGA comes from the coding sequence ATGGAGAACAATAATTTCAGCCAGATAAAATCTGAAATAAGGATTTTAGGTATAGACGACGCACCTTTCACCCCCCGAAGCAGCGAGGATGTTCTTCTGGTTGGAACGGTGTTTCGAGGAGGGCAGTGGCTCGACGGGGTCCTGACAACAAGGATTAAGGTCGATGGACTGGATGCAACAGAGAAGATAATTGAAATGGTTAACCGTTCAAGGCATATGGACCAGTTAAGGGTCATAATGCTTGACGGTCTGACCTTCGGGGGATTCAACGTTGCAGATATAACTGAGATATTCAGGGAAACGGGTCTGCCTGTAATAGTGGTTGTGAGGAGACACCCTGACCTTGAGAGGATAAAAAGGGCCCTTATGCACAGGTTCCCTGACTGGAGGTTGAGGTGGGCGATGATTAAAAGGGCTGGCCGGATCCACCCTGTTGAGGTGAGGGACACCCTTTACATTCAGACGGCAGGGGTGGACCTTGAGGATGCTGCAGAGATTGTCAGGATATCCACGACCAGAAGTTCATTACCTGAACCCCTCCGGGCTGCTCATCTGATTGCATCGGGTGTTGTCTTTGGAGAGTCAAGGGGCGGTGCATAG
- a CDS encoding DNA-directed RNA polymerase subunit L, with amino-acid sequence MEVILNKRYEMEIVFEGETHTLCNLLRSILMEDDTVRAAAYSIDHPIVGEPELYIRARSPKKSLLAAAETLRERCDEFRALAESI; translated from the coding sequence ATGGAAGTTATCCTCAACAAAAGATATGAAATGGAAATCGTATTTGAGGGTGAGACACACACCCTCTGCAATCTACTGAGAAGCATATTGATGGAAGATGATACCGTGAGGGCAGCCGCCTACTCAATCGACCACCCCATAGTGGGCGAACCCGAGCTCTACATAAGGGCAAGAAGCCCTAAGAAGTCACTCCTGGCTGCAGCGGAGACCCTAAGGGAAAGATGTGATGAATTCAGGGCTCTGGCAGAGTCAATTTAA
- a CDS encoding exosome complex RNA-binding protein Csl4, whose product MKVKSGDMVFPGDFLAVSEELLPSEGTYDDNGKIKSLVVGEVERDDKNKSIKVISRFSTPPVLKTGTRVVGEVIDVRGQRALVRIHGIKGSRRALATYFVGGVHVSQAKKGYLSKLTEAFRIGDIVEAKVTRVMGLDGIDLQTSGRELGVIKAMCTRCRHFMELNSRDEVKCPNCENREKRKLSINYEG is encoded by the coding sequence ATGAAAGTTAAATCTGGGGACATGGTTTTTCCCGGAGATTTTTTAGCTGTAAGTGAAGAACTTCTACCATCAGAGGGAACCTATGATGATAACGGGAAGATAAAATCCCTTGTTGTTGGAGAGGTTGAAAGAGACGATAAGAACAAGAGTATAAAGGTGATATCCAGGTTCAGCACCCCCCCGGTCCTCAAGACAGGGACAAGGGTCGTAGGGGAGGTCATTGATGTGAGGGGCCAGCGCGCCCTTGTGAGGATACATGGCATAAAGGGCAGCAGGAGGGCCCTTGCAACCTACTTTGTGGGCGGTGTTCATGTATCACAGGCAAAGAAGGGCTACCTTTCAAAGCTAACAGAGGCCTTCCGCATAGGGGACATTGTGGAGGCGAAGGTCACAAGGGTCATGGGCCTCGATGGCATAGACCTCCAGACATCTGGCCGTGAATTGGGTGTTATAAAGGCCATGTGCACAAGGTGCAGACACTTCATGGAGTTAAACAGCAGGGACGAGGTAAAGTGTCCCAACTGTGAAAATAGAGAGAAAAGAAAGCTTTCAATAAACTATGAAGGTTAA
- the dph2 gene encoding diphthamide biosynthesis enzyme Dph2: MSLYSLETERVIQEIKKLGAEVVGLQFPDGLRIRATEVAERIEKETGSLVLVSGDPCFGACDVSDRKMRGLVDVIVHYGHTPFPLDYEVPVIFVEAYSAADVSGVLRRAAEMLSGYRRIGLATTTQHLHLLDDARRFLEERGFEVLMKPGRNTEPGQVLGCNFSGIRGLDADAYLFIGSGDFHPLGIKLFTGRDVLVADPYHGEVRNIDEFADRVLRVRFARITRAMDAERWGIILSSKEGQRRFQLAENLKGKLEEAGKRAILIIMDNISPDLLLPFRELEAFVVTACPRVAIDDSPMYDRPLLNPSELEIVLGERDWEDYTLDEIII; the protein is encoded by the coding sequence ATGTCGCTTTACAGTTTGGAAACAGAAAGGGTCATCCAGGAGATAAAGAAGCTGGGGGCAGAGGTTGTGGGCCTCCAGTTTCCTGATGGACTCAGGATCAGGGCAACTGAAGTTGCAGAGAGGATAGAGAAGGAGACAGGGTCACTGGTTCTTGTATCTGGGGATCCATGCTTCGGGGCCTGTGATGTTTCAGACAGGAAGATGAGGGGCCTTGTTGATGTCATAGTACACTATGGACACACACCCTTCCCCCTGGACTATGAGGTTCCTGTTATCTTTGTTGAGGCCTACTCTGCCGCAGATGTCTCAGGGGTTCTCAGGAGGGCTGCTGAGATGCTCTCAGGTTACAGGAGGATAGGCCTCGCCACCACCACACAGCACCTCCATCTCCTGGATGATGCCAGGAGGTTCCTGGAGGAAAGGGGCTTCGAGGTTCTCATGAAACCAGGGAGGAACACGGAACCGGGCCAGGTGCTTGGATGCAATTTTTCAGGTATCAGGGGCCTTGATGCCGATGCATACCTCTTCATTGGGAGCGGAGACTTCCACCCCCTGGGCATAAAACTCTTCACAGGAAGGGATGTTCTAGTGGCAGACCCCTACCATGGGGAGGTAAGGAACATCGATGAATTTGCAGACAGGGTTCTCAGGGTGAGGTTTGCAAGGATAACACGGGCCATGGATGCAGAAAGGTGGGGTATAATCCTGTCATCAAAGGAGGGCCAGAGGAGGTTCCAGCTTGCAGAGAACCTCAAGGGGAAACTGGAGGAGGCAGGTAAGAGGGCCATCCTCATTATCATGGACAATATCTCCCCTGACCTCCTCCTCCCCTTCAGGGAACTTGAAGCCTTCGTGGTAACGGCATGCCCCCGTGTGGCCATAGATGACTCCCCAATGTATGATAGACCACTCCTCAACCCATCTGAACTTGAAATAGTCCTTGGTGAGAGGGACTGGGAGGACTACACCCTTGATGAGATCATAATCTGA
- the hpt gene encoding hypoxanthine/guanine phosphoribosyltransferase translates to MLDRLKESLRNSPVIKKGDYDYFVNPVTDGIPLTEPELLEEVAEEIIRRFRPDADKILCIEAMGIHHATALSLKTGISFVVVRKRRYGLPGEVAVHQMTGYSEGELYINGIREGDRILVIDDVVSTGGTLLAVLEALKGMNVEIVDVITVIDKGRGSEVVRERTGFSVRSLVRVDVVDGKVIVEEIPP, encoded by the coding sequence ATGCTTGATAGACTTAAGGAGAGCCTCAGAAATTCACCTGTAATTAAAAAGGGCGATTACGATTACTTTGTAAATCCAGTAACCGATGGAATACCACTTACAGAGCCTGAGCTACTTGAAGAGGTGGCTGAGGAGATCATAAGAAGGTTCAGGCCTGATGCAGATAAGATCCTCTGCATAGAGGCCATGGGGATACACCATGCAACGGCCCTTTCACTTAAAACAGGGATATCCTTCGTGGTTGTCAGGAAAAGAAGGTACGGACTCCCCGGTGAGGTGGCGGTCCATCAGATGACTGGCTACAGTGAAGGTGAACTCTACATCAACGGTATCAGGGAGGGCGACAGGATACTTGTAATCGATGACGTTGTAAGTACCGGGGGCACGCTCCTGGCGGTCCTGGAGGCACTGAAGGGGATGAATGTTGAAATAGTGGATGTTATAACCGTCATAGACAAGGGCCGCGGATCTGAAGTCGTGAGGGAAAGGACAGGATTCAGTGTCAGAAGCCTTGTAAGGGTCGATGTCGTGGACGGCAAGGTAATCGTGGAGGAAATCCCTCCATAA
- a CDS encoding signal recognition particle protein Srp54: MLGNLGRSLSKTMKKLAGMTIVDEEVVREVIKDIQRALIQSDVNVKLVFKLSKSIENRALNEEPPRGITPKEHIIRIVYEEMVKLVGEKAQELSIDEKPYRILFLGLQGSGKTTTIGKLARHLRRRGFTVGVVCTDTWRPAAFEQLRQYTEGQDIDVYGDPQNRDAVDLARKGLEEFQKKDVIIFDTAGRHKEEKDLLNEMEELSDVVRPHEAILVIDGTIGQQAREQALAFREATDIGSIIVTKLDGSAKGGGALSAVAEIGAPIKFIGTGERIEDLEVFDPERFISRLLGMGDLRSLLEKVEEVSEEDISEESLDAILSGRFTLKDMRVQFEMMGKMGPLQQIMKMLPGMGKLPKDASKMTEETIKRYLIIMDSMTDEELEKPDIIKHSRIRRIARGSGTRNEDVKDLLKYYKVTKKAMKGLGRRKMGGPMGQLMRQFMR; encoded by the coding sequence ATGCTTGGCAATCTGGGCAGAAGCCTCAGTAAAACAATGAAAAAACTGGCAGGGATGACCATAGTTGACGAGGAAGTGGTCCGGGAAGTTATAAAGGACATCCAGAGAGCCCTGATCCAGTCCGATGTTAACGTTAAACTTGTATTCAAATTATCAAAGTCGATAGAGAACAGGGCCCTTAATGAGGAGCCACCCAGGGGGATAACACCAAAGGAACATATCATAAGGATAGTGTACGAGGAAATGGTGAAGCTGGTTGGTGAGAAGGCCCAGGAACTCAGCATAGATGAGAAACCCTACAGGATACTGTTCCTTGGACTTCAGGGGAGCGGTAAAACAACCACCATCGGTAAGCTTGCAAGGCACCTGCGCAGGAGGGGCTTCACGGTGGGTGTTGTCTGTACCGACACATGGAGGCCCGCCGCCTTTGAGCAGCTCAGACAGTACACCGAGGGCCAGGATATCGACGTCTACGGTGACCCCCAGAACAGGGACGCCGTGGACCTTGCAAGGAAGGGGCTTGAAGAATTCCAGAAAAAGGATGTTATCATATTCGACACTGCAGGGAGGCATAAGGAGGAGAAGGACCTTCTCAATGAGATGGAGGAACTCTCAGACGTTGTCAGGCCCCATGAGGCCATCCTTGTAATTGACGGTACCATAGGCCAGCAGGCCCGTGAACAGGCCCTTGCATTCAGGGAGGCCACCGACATCGGTTCAATAATAGTGACAAAGCTTGATGGTTCCGCCAAGGGTGGTGGTGCGCTCTCAGCTGTTGCAGAGATCGGGGCCCCCATTAAATTCATAGGTACCGGTGAAAGGATAGAGGACCTTGAAGTCTTTGACCCTGAAAGGTTCATATCAAGGCTGCTGGGTATGGGTGACCTCAGGAGCCTCCTTGAAAAGGTGGAGGAGGTCTCAGAGGAGGACATCTCCGAGGAGTCCCTTGACGCCATACTCTCAGGCAGGTTCACCCTCAAGGACATGAGGGTGCAGTTTGAGATGATGGGGAAGATGGGCCCCCTTCAGCAGATCATGAAGATGCTCCCGGGGATGGGTAAGCTCCCCAAGGACGCCAGTAAGATGACCGAGGAGACCATCAAAAGGTACCTTATAATCATGGACTCCATGACAGATGAGGAACTGGAAAAACCAGATATCATCAAACATTCAAGGATACGCAGAATAGCCAGGGGTTCAGGTACCCGTAACGAGGACGTTAAAGACCTCCTAAAGTACTATAAGGTTACAAAGAAGGCCATGAAGGGCCTTGGAAGAAGAAAGATGGGCGGACCGATGGGTCAGCTCATGAGACAGTTCATGAGATAG
- a CDS encoding tRNA pseudouridine(54/55) synthase Pus10 has product MDTVNSTETGKKMMERLQKLMEITGSHICLHCLGRRFADSMEGPGNLLRGMKLREEFSLSTESPCAVCGDIFERIDDAVEAARSRIDALDLEYSSILVGTRLPDEVVEGDEHINRKLGIQAEGIKKELNREIGKRLAGELGCRADFQNPDLVVMVDFRAGLKVWIQINPIFIEGRYRKLVRGIPQTKWPCRRCRGRGCEACNHTGKMYSTSVEELVSEPVLEASRGRDTRFHGSGREDVDVRMLGRGRPFVLEILEPRTRNLDLEALEDEINRRAAGMVEVSGLKFSSRNRKVEIKNTSRERYKVYRALVELEGPVGEDDLMKLETLKVINQRTPLRVSHRRADKVRKRRVLDIKWNLKGEGCLELIIKGEGGLYIKELISGDHGRTSPSVSSVLGVAARCTALDVLEVGDPP; this is encoded by the coding sequence ATGGACACCGTTAACAGTACAGAGACCGGGAAGAAGATGATGGAACGTTTGCAGAAGCTCATGGAGATCACAGGATCCCATATATGCCTTCACTGCCTTGGCAGGCGGTTCGCAGATTCCATGGAGGGCCCTGGAAACCTCCTGAGGGGCATGAAGCTTAGGGAGGAATTCTCACTATCCACTGAAAGTCCATGTGCAGTCTGCGGGGACATATTTGAAAGGATTGATGATGCTGTTGAAGCCGCAAGATCAAGGATCGATGCCCTGGACCTTGAGTACTCATCGATACTCGTGGGCACAAGGCTACCTGATGAGGTGGTCGAAGGGGACGAGCATATTAACAGGAAACTGGGGATCCAGGCCGAGGGCATAAAGAAGGAGCTCAACCGGGAGATAGGTAAGAGGCTTGCAGGTGAACTTGGATGCCGCGCTGATTTCCAAAACCCTGACCTTGTAGTAATGGTTGACTTCCGGGCAGGGCTTAAGGTCTGGATTCAGATCAACCCCATCTTTATTGAGGGACGCTACCGTAAACTGGTTCGCGGGATACCCCAGACTAAATGGCCGTGCAGGAGGTGCCGTGGAAGGGGATGTGAAGCATGCAACCACACAGGAAAGATGTACAGCACATCAGTAGAGGAACTTGTATCCGAACCCGTCCTTGAGGCAAGCAGGGGTAGGGATACCAGATTCCATGGTTCAGGAAGGGAGGATGTTGATGTGAGGATGCTTGGAAGGGGAAGACCCTTCGTCCTTGAAATACTGGAGCCCAGAACCAGAAATCTGGACCTTGAAGCCCTGGAGGATGAGATAAACAGGAGGGCCGCCGGGATGGTTGAGGTGAGCGGCCTTAAATTCTCTTCAAGGAACAGGAAGGTTGAGATCAAGAACACTTCAAGGGAGAGGTACAAGGTCTACAGGGCCCTTGTTGAACTTGAAGGCCCGGTTGGGGAGGATGACCTCATGAAGCTTGAAACCCTCAAGGTTATAAACCAGAGGACCCCCCTCAGGGTTTCCCATCGAAGGGCCGATAAGGTCCGGAAGAGAAGGGTCCTTGATATAAAGTGGAATCTGAAGGGTGAAGGGTGCCTTGAACTCATAATAAAGGGGGAAGGCGGGCTTTATATAAAGGAACTCATCTCAGGAGACCATGGACGCACCAGTCCCAGCGTGAGCAGCGTCCTCGGGGTGGCTGCAAGGTGCACTGCCCTTGATGTCCTGGAGGTAGGGGACCCCCCATGA
- a CDS encoding 50S ribosomal protein L21e, translating to MRRSRGFRSKTRHKLQKVKRPGRSNPITRKIQNFEQDDLVHIIIDPSIHRGQPHPRFHGKTGRVIGKMGKAFVVAIKDGKKDKQLVVRPEHLQMQK from the coding sequence ATGAGAAGATCAAGAGGTTTCAGAAGTAAAACAAGGCACAAGCTTCAGAAGGTCAAAAGACCCGGGAGATCCAATCCCATCACAAGGAAAATCCAGAACTTTGAACAGGATGACCTTGTCCACATAATCATCGATCCAAGCATTCATCGTGGACAGCCCCACCCACGATTCCATGGTAAAACAGGGCGAGTTATAGGTAAAATGGGTAAGGCATTCGTTGTGGCCATAAAGGATGGTAAAAAGGACAAGCAGCTTGTTGTAAGGCCAGAGCACCTTCAGATGCAGAAGTGA
- a CDS encoding RNA polymerase Rpb4 family protein, whose protein sequence is MIGKKVLESEPVSMAEVKEILEKFGEDHELNYEQNLVLDHVTRFSRLDPETSRELVEELMEVPNIKKRHAVRIADLMPVDLSDLRLIFAKERVPIKAEDLPGILEIIDKYRVE, encoded by the coding sequence ATGATAGGGAAAAAGGTTCTTGAAAGTGAACCTGTTTCTATGGCAGAGGTTAAGGAGATCCTTGAAAAATTCGGTGAGGACCATGAGCTGAACTATGAACAGAACCTGGTCCTCGACCATGTGACCCGCTTCTCAAGGCTGGACCCTGAAACCAGCCGCGAACTCGTTGAGGAACTCATGGAGGTTCCCAACATAAAGAAGAGACACGCGGTTCGAATTGCCGATCTCATGCCCGTTGACCTCTCTGACCTCCGCCTGATCTTTGCCAAGGAAAGGGTTCCCATTAAGGCTGAAGACCTTCCAGGCATACTCGAGATAATAGATAAATACAGGGTTGAATAA
- a CDS encoding DUF655 domain-containing protein: MEEYAIILDYLPLGYMSEGFGTFKKRPVAQAVGRDEFTLLELTPKPDVDLDIHEEVYIGKGKRDKIARINRRLRHNDLTATARVELPYVIEEIVKSNEERFVRFFNEAGPISTRLHQLELLPGIGKKHMWDILKAREEKPFESFEDIKNRIPMLSDPVKLIVKRVLMELDVEGARRGKRKYMIFTRPPKRSD; this comes from the coding sequence ATGGAAGAATATGCTATCATACTGGACTACCTTCCTCTGGGTTACATGAGCGAAGGCTTCGGCACATTCAAGAAGAGACCTGTTGCCCAGGCAGTGGGCAGGGACGAGTTCACCCTCCTCGAGCTGACACCAAAACCGGACGTGGATCTGGACATCCATGAGGAGGTCTACATAGGGAAGGGCAAAAGGGATAAGATAGCCCGTATCAACAGGAGGCTGAGGCATAATGATCTGACAGCCACAGCAAGGGTTGAGCTCCCCTATGTCATTGAGGAGATAGTGAAGTCCAATGAGGAAAGGTTTGTAAGGTTCTTTAACGAGGCAGGTCCTATAAGTACAAGGCTTCATCAGCTTGAACTTCTTCCAGGAATCGGTAAAAAGCATATGTGGGATATCCTTAAGGCCAGGGAGGAGAAACCCTTTGAGAGTTTTGAGGACATAAAGAACAGGATCCCCATGCTATCTGACCCTGTTAAGCTCATAGTTAAAAGGGTCCTCATGGAACTGGATGTTGAGGGTGCCAGAAGGGGTAAACGGAAGTACATGATATTCACAAGACCCCCAAAGAGAAGTGACTGA
- the rsmA gene encoding 16S rRNA (adenine(1518)-N(6)/adenine(1519)-N(6))-dimethyltransferase RsmA, with amino-acid sequence MTDFFMPGLYTETRKVLSRYGVRLQRSLGQNYLIDDNKRRFIIDSADLCKDDHVLEIGAGIGTLTLPMAELAGEVTAIERDPFIAGILRDRIRTDNVNIIVGDALKVDFPDFNKVVSNLPYQISSPVTFRLLEHDFELGVLMYQKEFALRMTARPGTRDYSRLSVMLHFLAEVEIIDYLSPGCFFPRPRVESAVVKIRPTGFRLPELFGDVCRALFQHRKKKTSKSLKESFHEIRVDLSISEVLDSLPPGILEKRVFQLRPEDVLEITEHISRLEEKKKV; translated from the coding sequence GTGACTGATTTCTTTATGCCAGGGCTCTACACTGAGACAAGGAAGGTTCTTTCAAGGTATGGTGTGAGGCTTCAGAGGAGCCTCGGCCAGAATTACCTCATTGATGATAATAAGAGAAGGTTCATTATTGATTCTGCGGATCTCTGTAAGGATGATCATGTTCTTGAGATAGGGGCGGGTATAGGGACCCTTACACTTCCAATGGCGGAACTTGCAGGTGAGGTGACCGCCATTGAAAGGGACCCCTTCATCGCCGGGATACTCAGGGACCGTATCAGAACAGATAATGTTAACATAATCGTCGGTGACGCCCTTAAGGTTGATTTTCCAGACTTCAACAAGGTTGTGTCCAATCTTCCCTATCAGATATCATCCCCTGTAACCTTCAGGCTGCTTGAGCATGACTTCGAACTTGGGGTGCTGATGTATCAGAAGGAATTCGCCCTTAGAATGACCGCCAGGCCTGGTACCCGGGATTACTCCCGCCTCTCTGTCATGCTGCATTTTCTTGCAGAGGTTGAGATTATTGATTACCTCAGTCCAGGGTGCTTCTTTCCACGTCCCAGGGTTGAATCCGCCGTCGTGAAGATCAGGCCCACAGGATTCAGGCTTCCGGAACTCTTCGGGGATGTCTGCCGTGCCCTCTTCCAGCACAGGAAGAAAAAGACTTCAAAGTCACTCAAGGAATCCTTCCATGAAATAAGGGTTGATCTGAGCATCTCAGAGGTCCTGGATTCCCTACCCCCAGGGATACTTGAGAAACGGGTTTTCCAGCTGAGACCCGAGGATGTGCTTGAGATAACAGAACATATAAGCCGGCTTGAAGAGAAGAAGAAGGTATAG
- a CDS encoding helix-turn-helix transcriptional regulator, with amino-acid sequence MKNRIREQRKNLGMTQEELAGAVGVTRQTIIALEKGRYNPSLLLAHRIKLALKERHIEDVFILEDHE; translated from the coding sequence TTGAAGAACAGGATAAGAGAACAGAGAAAAAACCTTGGAATGACCCAGGAAGAACTTGCAGGGGCCGTAGGGGTCACAAGGCAGACCATAATAGCCCTTGAGAAGGGACGCTACAATCCATCACTTCTACTTGCACACAGAATCAAACTGGCACTTAAAGAGAGACATATCGAGGATGTTTTCATCCTGGAGGACCATGAATGA
- a CDS encoding HemK2/MTQ2 family protein methyltransferase: protein MIRYSGIKIETCENVYEPAEDTFLLADNLEIREGDRVLEIGTGTGLVAIKASLSSQVTATDINPHAIECARRNAELNRAEIRFLEGDLFEPVEGEKFDLILFNTPYLPVSEEDAGGEIIDAAWDGGPDGRRVIDRFLNGLKEHLNPGGRVQMVQSSLSDTEKTLKRLEGLGFDARVAASERYFFEEIVLITARDKI, encoded by the coding sequence ATGATCAGATACTCCGGCATCAAGATAGAAACATGTGAAAACGTCTATGAACCTGCAGAGGACACTTTTCTACTGGCAGATAACCTTGAAATCAGGGAGGGTGACCGTGTGCTTGAGATCGGCACCGGCACAGGTCTTGTTGCCATCAAGGCCTCCCTCTCCTCCCAGGTGACAGCAACGGATATAAACCCCCATGCCATTGAATGCGCTCGAAGGAATGCTGAGCTCAACAGAGCAGAAATAAGGTTTCTGGAGGGTGATCTCTTTGAACCCGTTGAGGGTGAAAAATTTGACCTTATACTCTTCAACACCCCCTACCTCCCTGTATCCGAAGAGGATGCTGGAGGGGAGATCATTGATGCTGCATGGGATGGTGGTCCCGACGGGAGGAGGGTCATTGACAGGTTCCTCAACGGCCTTAAGGAACATTTAAACCCTGGAGGAAGGGTTCAGATGGTGCAGTCATCCCTCTCAGACACCGAAAAGACCCTTAAAAGACTGGAGGGCCTTGGATTTGATGCCAGGGTCGCCGCCTCTGAAAGGTACTTCTTTGAGGAGATAGTCCTCATAACCGCCAGGGATAAAATCTGA
- the dapF gene encoding diaminopimelate epimerase encodes MILFSKMHGLGNDYVVIDESTQECIPEDKKPEFVAEVCRRGFSVGADGVIFVQPPIHDGDIRFRIFNSDGSEAEMCGNGIRCFSKFVYENAVVRKDRLNVETLAGMKTVELEVEDERVVSARVDMGKATFKTDEIPMDVGECEFIDRFLPVEGEDIKLTALSVGNPHVVIFVDDASAVDLQRLGPAIENHPLFPERINVHFVEIVSPSEIVMVTWERGAGPTMACGTGATASVIAGVKLEKLDDSVLVHLPGGELKIDVYQEGPDLGAYMEGDAVMVFDGILIRDP; translated from the coding sequence ATGATACTCTTCTCAAAGATGCACGGCCTCGGGAACGACTACGTGGTTATAGATGAGAGCACCCAAGAATGCATACCTGAGGATAAGAAACCAGAATTCGTTGCAGAGGTATGCAGGAGGGGATTCTCTGTTGGTGCCGATGGGGTTATATTTGTCCAGCCACCCATCCATGATGGGGATATAAGGTTCAGGATATTCAACTCCGATGGAAGCGAGGCAGAGATGTGCGGTAACGGTATAAGGTGCTTCTCAAAGTTCGTATATGAAAATGCAGTGGTCCGCAAGGACCGGCTCAATGTTGAGACACTTGCAGGGATGAAAACGGTTGAACTTGAAGTTGAAGATGAAAGGGTGGTCTCTGCAAGGGTTGACATGGGGAAAGCGACCTTCAAGACCGATGAGATACCCATGGACGTGGGTGAGTGCGAGTTCATAGACAGGTTCCTGCCTGTTGAGGGCGAGGATATAAAGCTGACTGCATTGAGTGTGGGGAACCCCCACGTCGTCATATTTGTTGATGATGCCAGCGCCGTGGACCTCCAGAGGCTGGGACCCGCCATAGAGAACCATCCCCTGTTCCCTGAAAGGATAAACGTCCACTTCGTGGAGATCGTAAGTCCCTCTGAAATCGTCATGGTAACCTGGGAGAGGGGTGCTGGTCCTACCATGGCATGCGGTACAGGTGCAACGGCCTCTGTAATTGCAGGGGTTAAACTTGAAAAACTCGATGACAGCGTCCTTGTACACCTCCCGGGCGGTGAACTGAAGATTGATGTCTACCAGGAGGGCCCTGACCTCGGCGCATACATGGAGGGGGATGCCGTCATGGTCTTTGACGGGATACTCATAAGGGACCCCTAA